Proteins encoded together in one Candidatus Hydrogenedentota bacterium window:
- a CDS encoding type II toxin-antitoxin system HicA family toxin, which translates to MSQWPSAKAKRVLAALRKIGWEVKRISGSHKTLSRPGLPDYVFAFHDNEEIGPGMLARIAKNTGLKPEDL; encoded by the coding sequence ATGAGCCAGTGGCCCAGCGCAAAGGCCAAGCGCGTGCTTGCCGCGCTGCGGAAGATCGGCTGGGAAGTGAAACGCATTTCCGGCTCACACAAGACCCTTTCTCGGCCCGGTCTTCCCGATTACGTTTTTGCATTTCACGACAACGAGGAGATTGGGCCGGGCATGTTGGCCCGCATTGCGAAAAACACGGGGCTGAAACCGGAAGACCTCTGA
- a CDS encoding TIM barrel protein, with the protein MTRRTVLATAAMGVALGTMTPRSVAAQGALKSRLKQSVCKWCYKDISLEDLCKAAVDIGLKSIDLLDVAQLPVVKQHGLLCAMVNGPGPIRDGWNETKRHDELVKKSEAILPVVAEYGFPNMIVFSGDRRGMSDAEGIKNCAKGIKRITPLAEKLGVTVCMELLNSKRDHKDYMCDHTAWGVALVNEVGSERFKLLYDIYHMQIMEGDVIATIRENKDYIAHYHTGGVPGRHEIDETQELQYKTICQAIVDTGFTGYLAQEFIPARDPLTSLAQAARICDV; encoded by the coding sequence ATGACAAGGCGCACCGTCCTTGCCACCGCGGCGATGGGCGTAGCACTGGGCACGATGACACCGCGGTCCGTGGCGGCACAGGGCGCATTGAAAAGCCGCCTCAAGCAGTCAGTCTGCAAGTGGTGCTACAAAGACATTTCGCTCGAAGATTTATGCAAAGCCGCCGTCGACATCGGGCTGAAATCCATCGACCTGCTCGATGTCGCGCAATTGCCCGTCGTCAAGCAACACGGCCTCCTTTGCGCCATGGTCAACGGACCCGGCCCGATTCGCGACGGATGGAACGAGACGAAACGTCACGACGAGCTCGTGAAAAAATCGGAAGCGATTCTTCCCGTCGTCGCGGAATATGGCTTCCCGAACATGATTGTCTTCAGCGGCGACCGCCGCGGGATGAGCGATGCGGAAGGCATCAAGAACTGCGCAAAGGGCATCAAACGCATTACACCGCTCGCCGAAAAGCTCGGTGTGACCGTCTGCATGGAACTGCTCAACAGCAAGCGCGATCACAAAGACTACATGTGCGATCACACCGCGTGGGGCGTCGCGCTGGTGAACGAAGTCGGTTCAGAACGCTTCAAGCTGCTCTACGACATCTACCACATGCAGATCATGGAAGGCGACGTGATCGCGACGATTCGCGAGAACAAAGACTACATCGCACATTACCACACCGGCGGTGTTCCCGGCCGTCACGAGATCGACGAAACGCAGGAACTGCAATACAAGACAATCTGTCAAGCCATCGTCGACACCGGCTTCACCGGCTACCTCGCGCAGGAATTCATCCCCGCGCGCGATCCGCTGACGTCGCTCGCGCAGGCCGCGCGCATCTGCGACGTATAG
- a CDS encoding cold shock domain-containing protein yields MSGTNGTNGNHLKGRVKWFNDQKGFGFITRENSPDVFVHHSAIRMEGFRTLREGEEVQFELLESPKGLQAVNVSRPD; encoded by the coding sequence ATGAGCGGTACGAATGGAACGAACGGGAATCATCTCAAGGGGCGCGTGAAGTGGTTTAACGACCAAAAGGGGTTTGGTTTCATCACGCGCGAAAACAGTCCGGACGTGTTTGTGCATCACAGCGCGATTCGGATGGAGGGATTTCGCACGCTGCGCGAAGGGGAAGAGGTCCAGTTTGAACTGCTGGAGAGCCCAAAAGGTCTCCAAGCGGTAAATGTATCGCGTCCAGACTAA